The following are from one region of the Abiotrophia defectiva ATCC 49176 genome:
- the purM gene encoding phosphoribosylformylglycinamidine cyclo-ligase → MSKHYAASGVSLEAGYESVERIKKHVARTKNLGMLASIGSFGGCFDLSAYHFKNPVLVSGTDGVGTKLKLAFELDIHNTIGIDVVAMCVNDILAQGAKPLFFLDYLAVGKNYPEQIEAIVSGVADGCVQAGCAIVGGETAEMAGFYEDGEYDIAGFCVGAQEKELLLSPENTRAGQVVVGVPSSGVHSNGFSLVRKIISDHDLDLKSAFGNSTLGETLLTPTRIYAKEVEAVMAQVKVAGIAHITGGGFHENLPRCLASGLGMSLDSKAYQVPEIFHYLSQVGQVEWEEMYHVFNMGVGLAFVLESEDVETVLGLLPDAFVLGQVTDQEGIVIS, encoded by the coding sequence ATGAGTAAACACTATGCAGCCAGTGGCGTGAGCCTTGAAGCCGGTTATGAATCTGTCGAACGCATTAAGAAACATGTAGCCAGAACCAAGAATCTTGGTATGCTAGCCTCCATCGGTAGTTTTGGTGGCTGCTTTGATTTGAGCGCCTATCATTTCAAGAATCCCGTCTTGGTAAGTGGTACCGATGGGGTAGGGACCAAGCTTAAGTTGGCCTTTGAGCTTGATATTCACAACACTATTGGGATTGATGTGGTGGCTATGTGTGTCAACGATATCTTGGCCCAAGGTGCTAAACCACTTTTCTTCCTAGATTATCTTGCGGTAGGTAAGAACTATCCGGAGCAAATCGAAGCCATTGTCAGTGGCGTGGCCGATGGCTGCGTCCAAGCCGGCTGTGCCATTGTAGGTGGTGAGACAGCTGAGATGGCGGGCTTCTATGAAGACGGCGAGTATGACATTGCGGGTTTCTGTGTAGGTGCCCAAGAGAAGGAACTCTTGCTTTCTCCTGAAAACACGCGAGCTGGCCAGGTTGTGGTTGGAGTCCCTTCAAGTGGTGTCCATTCAAATGGTTTTTCGCTGGTTCGTAAGATTATTAGCGACCATGATTTAGACCTCAAGTCAGCCTTTGGTAATTCGACCTTAGGTGAGACCCTCCTAACCCCTACGCGTATCTACGCCAAAGAAGTAGAAGCCGTCATGGCCCAAGTCAAAGTGGCCGGCATTGCCCATATTACAGGGGGTGGCTTCCATGAAAACCTACCTCGTTGCTTGGCATCCGGACTGGGTATGAGCCTTGATAGCAAGGCCTATCAAGTACCAGAAATCTTCCACTATTTGAGTCAAGTAGGACAGGTAGAATGGGAGGAAATGTATCATGTCTTCAATATGGGGGTTGGTCTAGCCTTTGTTCTAGAGTCTGAAGATGTTGAAACCGTCTTGGGCCTCCTGCCAGATGCCTTTGTTTTAGGCCAAGTAACTGACCAAGAAGGGATTGTTATCTCATGA